In Nicotiana tabacum cultivar K326 chromosome 2, ASM71507v2, whole genome shotgun sequence, the following proteins share a genomic window:
- the LOC107786048 gene encoding NAC domain-containing protein 104-like, with amino-acid sequence MGDNNNVNLPPGFRFSPTDEELVVHFLQRKASLLPCHPDIIPDLHLYPYDPWDLDAGKTMAVGNKWYFYSRITNETRITGNGYWQPVGVDESILSSSNHKVIGTKKYYGFYMGDEPPQGHKTNWLMQEYRLSHSSASTSSSNRSSSRRSTTHSTNEYSKWVICCRGEVTYNSDNDSAELSCLDEVFLSLDDLDDDNISSPH; translated from the exons ATGGGGGATAATAATAATGTAAACCTACCACCTGGTTTTAGGTTCAGCCCAACAGATGAGGAGCTGGTTGTTCATTTTCTCCAACGCAAGGCTTCTCTCTTACCTTGCCATCCTGATATCATTCCTGATCTTCATCTTTATCCCTATGATCCTTGGGATTTGGATGCAG GAAAAACAATGGCAGTAGGAAACAAATGGTATTTCTATAGTAGGATAACAAATGAGACCCGAATCACAGGGAATGGATACTGGCAACCTGTGGGAGTTGATGAATCAATATTGTCAAGTTCCAATCACAAAGTTATTGGGACGAAGAAATACTATGGATTTTACATGGGTGATGAGCCACCACAAGGCCATAAAACCAATTGGCTAATGCAGGAATACAGGCTTTCTCATTCTTCAGCTTCAACAAGTAGTAGCAATCGATCATCCTCTAGAAGATCAACAACTCATTCCACAAAT GAGTATAGTAAATGGGTAATTTGTTGCAGGGGCGAAGTTACCTA CAACTCTGACAATGATAGCGCAGAGCTTTCATGCTTGGATGAAGTATTCCTTTCACTAGATGATCTTGATGATGATAACATTAGTTCGCCCCATTAg